One Elusimicrobiota bacterium DNA window includes the following coding sequences:
- a CDS encoding ribose-phosphate pyrophosphokinase yields the protein MSDAWKTGTLKIISGSANAELSQKICAILAEPLCEAKVGRFADGEIDVQIMENVRGDDCYVIQPTCPPVNENVMELLITLDALRRASAGRITAVVPYYGYARADRKPAPRVAITAKLVANLITSAGADRVIAIDLHAAQIQGFFDIPMDHLYARPVVLEHIKGRDITNLVVVSPDVGSVERARSFAKRLNAGLVIIDKRRPRPNEAMVYNIIGSVEGMTCFIFDDLVDTAGTLTQVAYALKERGATKIVAACTHGVLSRDAFEKINVSPIEELILTDTIPVDASKSAKIKVISVAPLLAEAIKRNHIGKSISELFK from the coding sequence ATGAGCGATGCTTGGAAGACCGGAACGCTTAAAATAATCAGCGGCAGCGCCAATGCGGAGCTTTCGCAAAAGATCTGCGCCATACTTGCGGAGCCTCTCTGCGAGGCTAAGGTGGGGCGGTTCGCCGACGGAGAGATAGACGTGCAGATAATGGAAAATGTGCGCGGAGACGATTGCTACGTAATTCAGCCCACCTGCCCGCCGGTGAACGAAAATGTTATGGAATTGCTTATTACCCTCGACGCTTTGCGGCGCGCTTCGGCGGGCCGCATTACCGCCGTTGTTCCTTATTACGGCTATGCCAGGGCGGACCGCAAGCCGGCCCCCCGCGTGGCCATAACGGCGAAACTGGTGGCAAATCTTATCACTTCCGCCGGCGCGGACAGGGTTATCGCCATAGATCTGCACGCGGCGCAGATACAGGGTTTTTTTGACATCCCCATGGACCACTTGTACGCCAGGCCCGTGGTGCTGGAGCACATAAAGGGCAGGGATATAACGAACCTGGTGGTGGTGTCCCCCGATGTGGGCAGCGTGGAGCGGGCCAGGTCTTTCGCCAAGCGTCTTAACGCGGGGCTTGTCATCATAGACAAAAGGCGGCCCCGGCCCAACGAGGCCATGGTTTACAATATCATCGGCTCAGTGGAAGGAATGACCTGCTTTATTTTTGATGATCTGGTGGATACTGCGGGCACCCTTACCCAGGTGGCGTACGCCCTGAAAGAGCGCGGCGCTACCAAAATAGTGGCCGCCTGCACCCACGGCGTTTTATCAAGGGATGCGTTCGAAAAGATCAACGTTTCCCCCATAGAAGAGCTGATCTTGACGGATACCATACCCGTAGATGCCTCAAAAAGTGCTAAAATTAAGGTAATATCGGTGGCGCCGCTTCTGGCGGAGGCCATAAAACGAAATCACATTGGCAAGTCTATCAGTGAGCTTTTCAAGTGA